In Balaenoptera musculus isolate JJ_BM4_2016_0621 chromosome 17, mBalMus1.pri.v3, whole genome shotgun sequence, a genomic segment contains:
- the LOC118883274 gene encoding RRP15-like protein: MAAPVRESRVSAGKKLKNSLKKKGKMKMVSPAAASELEDKDKGAADSEGSVGSCGSEKDHFSSGEEAIEADNEDEAEPCGDGSEDAVEANVGTNVGWADAMAKILSKKTPKSKPTILVKNKELEKEKEKLKQERLEKRKQLDKKREWEMMCRVKPDVVKDKETERNLQRIATRGVVQLFNAVQKHQKNVDEKVKEAGGSIRKRAKLISTVSKKDFISVLRGMDGRTNEKSLTGKNSKAKQTEAKSEEGPGWTILRDNFMMGASMKDWDKESDGPDDNRPGSGSDSDT; the protein is encoded by the coding sequence ATGGCCGCGCCCGTTCGAGAGTCACGTGTGAGTGCGGGgaaaaagctgaaaaattcactaaagaaaaaggggaagatGAAAATGGTATCCCCGGCTGCAGCATCGGAGCTGGAAGATAAGGACAAAGGTGCTGCCGATAGTGAAGGTTCTGTAGGAAGCTGTGGATCAGAAAAGGATCACTTTTCCTCTGGTGAAGAAGCAATAGAAGCTGACAATGAGGATGAAGCTGAGCCCTGTGGCGATGGCAGTGAAGATGCCGTAGAAGCTAATGTTGGAACTAACGTGGGCTGGGCAGATGCCATGGCTAAAATCCTTAGCAAGAAGACTCCTAAAAGTAAACCCACCATTCTGGTCAAAAACAAagagctggaaaaggaaaaagagaagttgAAGCAAGAGagactagagaaaagaaaacagcttGATAAGAAGCGGGAATGGGAAATGATGTGCAGAGTAAAGCCAGATGTtgtcaaagacaaagaaacagagagaaatctTCAGAGAATCGCAACGAGGGGTGTGGTGCAATTATTTAATGCTGTTCAAAAGCATCAAAAGAACGTTGATGAAAAGGTTAAAGAAGCTGGAGGATCTATTAGAAAGCGTGCTAAGCTGATATCAACTGTTTCCAAGAAAGATTTCATCAGTGTTCTCAGAGGGATGGATGGACGCACAAATGAGAAAAGTTTGACTGGGAAGAACTCGAAAGCCAAACAGACTGAAGCAAAATCAGAAGAGGGCCCAGGATGGACTATCCTACGTGATAATTTCATGATGGGAGCATCCATGAAAGACTGGGACAAAGAAAGTGATGGACCAGATGACAACAGGCCGGGGTCTGGAAGTGACTCTGACACATAA